In Garra rufa chromosome 15, GarRuf1.0, whole genome shotgun sequence, a single genomic region encodes these proteins:
- the rps8b gene encoding 40S ribosomal protein S8b gives MGISRDNWHKRRKTGGKRKPHHKKRKHELGRPAANTKIGPRRIHTVRVRGGNKKYRALRLDSGNFAWGSECCTRKTRIIDVVYNASNNELVRTKTLVKNCIILVDSTPFRQWYERYYAIPLGRKKGAKLTPEEEEVLNKKRSKKVQKKIDGRRKKSKISSLLEDQFLQGKLLACLASRPGQCGRADGYILEGKELEFYLRKIKAKKGK, from the exons ATGG GTATCTCCAGGGATAACTGGCACAAGCGTCGTAAAACTGGAGGGAAAAGGAAGCCCCACCATAAAAAAAGAAAGCATGAACTGGGCCGCCCTGCTGCAAACACAAAG ATCGGTCCTCGTCGTATTCACACAGTGCGTGTGCGGGGAGGCAATAAGAAATACCGCGCACTGAGACTGGACAGCGGCAACTTCGCCTGGGGTTCTGAGT GTTGCACTCGCAAAACCAGGATCATTGACGTTGTGTACAATGCCTCCAACAATGAGCTTGTGAGAACCAAGACCCTGGTGAAGAACTGCATTATTCTGGTGGATAGCACACCGTTCAGGCAGTGGTATGAACGCTACTACGCCATTCCACTGGGACGCAAGAAAGGGGCAAAGCTG ACTCCAGAAGAGGAGGAGGTCTTGAACAAGAAACGGTCAAAGAAGGTTCAGAAGAAGATTGATGGACGCAGGAAGAAGAGCAAGATTAGCAGTTTGCTGGAGGATCAGTTCCTGCAGGGCAAGCTTCTCG CCTGTCTTGCGTCCAGGCCTGGCCAGTGTGGCCGAGCAGACGGATACATCTTGGAAGGGAAAGAACTGGAGTTCTACCTCCGCAAGATCAAAGCCAAGAAAGGCAAATAG